The Ranitomeya imitator isolate aRanImi1 chromosome 3, aRanImi1.pri, whole genome shotgun sequence genome has a window encoding:
- the STPG1 gene encoding O(6)-methylguanine-induced apoptosis 2 isoform X3: MNEHPGPGSYNVGKGLNTDSVSFSTKGTGGFPSGVSRTARIRAGRAPAPNSYNIPSSLFSKKDFNNSNSSMFHQPIAIKVEETKHATPAPNQYEVSINFCHPNNNVSAHAAFVSGTKRDALQLNTLKGPSPCHYTINDSLVKESPKVLVSCFKSNTSRDVLNKSSNVPGPTSYDPYGSPEIRMKTVFPKKHYLCFSAPAVPVPKTPTVPGPGHYDIVDYEGPSKHYISSAAFVSNTSRWAADVSAADVPGPGAYRPEVPGKQSFLYNSDKKWVPA; encoded by the exons AATGAACATCCAGGCCCAGGATCGTACAACGTTGGAAAAGGACTAAATACTGACAGTGTTTCATTTTCAACTAAAGGGACAGGAGGATTTCCGTCAGGG GTATCTAGAACTGCTCGTATTAGGGCTGGACGCGCACCTGCTCCAAATTCTTACAATATACCAAGTTCCTTATTTTCTAAGAAGGATTTTAACAATAGTAACTCCAGCATGTTTCATCAGCCTATTGCTATCAAGGTGGAAGAGACAAAACATGCCACACCAGCTCCTAATCAATATGAA GTATCTATAAATTTTTGCCATCCAAATAATAATGTATCTGCACATGCAGCTTTTGTCTCGGGAACAAAGAGAGATGCTCTGCAGCTGAATACCTTGAAAGGACCTTCACCTT GTCACTATACAATAAATGACTCTCTAGTTAAAGAGTCTCCCAAGGTCCTGGTTTCATGCTTCAAGTCAAATACTTCACGAGATGTTTTGAACAAGTCCTCAAATGTCCCTGGGCCAACCAGCTATGACCCATATGGGTCTCCTGAAATAAGAATGAAGACTGTTTTTCC aaagaaacATTACCTCTGTTTCTCAGCTCCTGCAGTTCCAGTGCCCAAGACACCGACTGTCCCTGGCCCAGGTCATTATGATATAGTGGATTATGAAGGACCATCCAAACATTACATTTCAAGTGCTGCATTTGTGTCAAACACAAGTCGATGGGCAGCAGATGTCTCTGCTGCAGATGTTCCTGGACCTG